The Lysinibacillus timonensis nucleotide sequence AGTATCCCCCATTCAATTTCCCTTGACAAAGTACCGACGATTAGAATCATCGATTATTACTTATTATTATAATAAAGTGAATTTTCACAAAATAAAAGTACAACAAGTGGAAATCGTACTCATATTACTAAACATATTTAAATAAGTAAAGCATTCACATTGCATGAAGCATTCATCATCCATTAAACTATGGATAGTGAACTGAGGTGTAATCATGATTGTTTTACAAGTAAATCAATTATATAAATCATTTGTAACAGATGAAATCTTAAGCGGTGTTAAATTAGAAGTTCAACATAGGGATCGTGTTGCATTAGTTGGAAGAAACGGTGCTGGTAAATCTACATTATTAAAGATCATTGCTGGTCAATTGTCTTATGATTCCGGTGAGATTATTATTCCTAAAGACATTAAAATGGGCTATTTAGAACAACATACCGGAATTAATTCTTCATTAAATATATGGGATGAAATGATGACCATTTTCTCAGAATTAAAATCCCAAGAAAAGAAATTACGGGATCTTGAGCAAAAGATGGCAGATCCAACTGTATATGAAAATAGAGAACTTTACGAACGTGTTATGTCGGAATATGATCAATTACAACATGATTTTAAAGATGCTGGGGGGTATCAGTACGAAGCTGATACGCGTTCTGTTTTACACGGAATGCAATTTTTCAAAGAAGACTATGAAAAGCCTATTACATCATTATCAGGTGGTCAAAGAACTCGTTTGGCTCTTGCCAAACTATTATTAAGTAAACCTGATTTACTTATATTAGACGAACCAACAAACCACTTAGATATTGAAACTCTTACTTGGCTCGAAAGTTATTTAAAAAGTTATGAGGGGGCTATTTTAATTGTTTCCCATGACCGCTATTTCCTTGACCAACTTGTAACTATTGTATATGAAGTGTCAAGAACACAAGTTACAAAGTATGTAGGTAATTATAGCGCTTATCTTGATGAGAAAGCGAAGAATTATGAACGAGACATAAAAGCTTTCGAACGAGAGCAATCGGAAAAGGCAAAAATCGAGGCTTTTATTCAAAAAAATATCGCCCGCGCATCAACCACAAAAATGGCGCAAAGTCGTCGCAAAATGCTAGAACGCACTGAATGGATGGATGCACCAGACGGAGACGAAAGATCCGCTAACTTTGGTTTTACAATTGAACGGCAAAGTGGAAATGATGTTCTATCAATTGATCAACTAACCGTTGGGTATGACAATAACCTTATTTCTAAAAACATCTCAATGCGTATTTACAGAGAAGATCGCATTGCGCTTGTTGGGCCAAATGGAGTAGGGAAATCCACCCTTTTAAAAACGATTGTTAAAGACTTACCTATATTAAAGGGTGATATACGTTATGGAACAAATGTCCAAATCGGTTACTATGACCAAGAACAAGCAAAATTAACAAGTAACAAAACGGTTCTTAAAGAACTATGGGATGAATGGCCACTAATGAATGAAAAAGATATTCGTACCATTCTTGGCCAATTTCTGTTCAGTGGTGAGGATGTAAAAAAACCTGTTAACTCTCTATCTGGTGGGGAAAAAGCTCGTCTTGCACTTGCCAAATTAATGATGCAAAAATCAAATTTATTAGTACTAGACGAACCGACAAACCATTTAGATTTAGATAGCAAAGAAGTTTTGGAGAATGCATTAATTGATTATCCAGGAACGTTACTATTCGTTTCGCATGACCGGTATTTTATCAATCGAATTGCAACAAAAGTAATTGAACTGTCTAGTACAGGCGCCTTTGAATATTTAGGCGATTTTGATTATTATCTAGAGAAAAAACAAGAGTTAGAAGAACTTGCTCAAATGAAAGCTACAGCAAGTCGATCTACTGAGACTAATACCACAAAGTCTACCACTTCTCTTATTGATAAAGAAACAAAGAAAAGAGAACGCCAAATTAGACGTTCTATCGAACAAATTGAGAAGGATATGGCAGATCTCGAAGTAAAAATTAAAATTTTTGAGGAAGACTTATGCAACCCTGATATTTATCCTGATCATGAAAAAGTGGCACAAATACAAGCAAGTTTGGAAGATTTAAAATCAAATTATGAAGAATTAGAATTACAATGGATTGAGTTAAATGAGGAACTAGAGAAGATAAACTCATAAAATTATCGGGTCGATTTGTCACAAATATTTTGTGCTTCAAATCGACTTTTAATTTTGCCATATACCACAATGTCACTGATATTAGGTATTTAGTACATATATTTCGTTAACAGTAACCCTCTATTACTTCCTCAAACACAACATACAGGTTACGACATATATCTTGGTCAATAGACAAAATTCGCAAAAATCCTTCCACATTTTTATTCACAACAAAAAACTTGTTACATCAACATATCAACAGAGTTTTCCACATTACCCACAGTTTAAATTATTTTTTTCCACAATAGTGTGTGTAAAAACAAACACAATATATAGTTTTATCACATGTTATGCACAACTTATCCACAATTTGTGCATAAGTACGAATGTTCGTATTGACTTTTCATATATATTATTACTACTCCTGTGGATAATTTTTCAGAAAAGTTGGAAAAAAGTAGCGAACTATGAATTAGTCTACGTACTACTTGCATAAATATGACGAAAATAAAATACTCCTTTTTCGACATATAAGTTGCACCACTATTAACAGTAGGATATCTTACTTTATATACTGTCATATTTAGCAAAAAAGGTGATGTCTTGAGAGTAGTACTAACAAGACATCACCTTTTATCCATATGATTATCAATCTAATTATTGTTCATTATGCAAGGAAAAGTTAAGCTCTTTTGTCGCAAATCGTTGGAGTTACGAGTCCCAGAAATGACAACATAAAATTGTCTTTCCATAAGCTACTTCCTCATCTGTCAGACCAACTTTTTAATTCCATTCCTGGATTTCCGTTCATTGAAAGCTGTCCAAATGCTCCTGATTTGTACATATATGAACCAGCTGCTCCTATCATCGCAGCATTATCTGTACAAAGATTCAGTGGGGGAACAGAAAAAGGAATACCTTCTTTTTCAAAGACTTGTTCTAAGCTTGTCCGTAATCCTTTATTTGCTGATACACCTCCAGCAGCAATTACTTGTTTAACTTGAAACTCTCGGGCTGCACGCAATGTCTTTTCTGTTAATACTTCCACGACGCTATCCTGAAAGCCTTTTGCAACATGCTCTGGGATGATTTCTTCTCCTCGTTGATCCATATTATGTTTATAATTAATGACCGCAGATTTTAATCCACTAAAGCTAAAATCATACGTATCTTCTAGCCATGCACGTGGAAATTCAACAGCTTTATCTGTTTCATGTGCTAAGCGATCGATATGTGGTCCACCAGGATAAGGCATATTTAATACACGGGCCACTTTATCATATGCTTCACCTGCGGCATCATCACGTGTTTCTCCAATAACTTCAAAATGCCCATGTTCTTTCATCAATACTAATTCTGTATGACCACCAGAAACGACAAGTGCCAATAGAGGAAACTCCATTTTCTGCACGAGTGCATTTGCATAAATATGGCCAGCTATATGGTGTACCCCCACAATAGGTAAACCATGGGCAAATGCAAAAGCTTTTGCTGCATTGATTCCTATTAACAACGCTCCTACTAAACCTGGCCCTTCTGTTACAGCTACCGCATCTAAATCACGAGGTTCTATATTTGCATCCTTTAATGCCTTTTCAATAACTAACGTAATTTTTTCTACATG carries:
- a CDS encoding ABC-F family ATP-binding cassette domain-containing protein, which produces MIVLQVNQLYKSFVTDEILSGVKLEVQHRDRVALVGRNGAGKSTLLKIIAGQLSYDSGEIIIPKDIKMGYLEQHTGINSSLNIWDEMMTIFSELKSQEKKLRDLEQKMADPTVYENRELYERVMSEYDQLQHDFKDAGGYQYEADTRSVLHGMQFFKEDYEKPITSLSGGQRTRLALAKLLLSKPDLLILDEPTNHLDIETLTWLESYLKSYEGAILIVSHDRYFLDQLVTIVYEVSRTQVTKYVGNYSAYLDEKAKNYERDIKAFEREQSEKAKIEAFIQKNIARASTTKMAQSRRKMLERTEWMDAPDGDERSANFGFTIERQSGNDVLSIDQLTVGYDNNLISKNISMRIYREDRIALVGPNGVGKSTLLKTIVKDLPILKGDIRYGTNVQIGYYDQEQAKLTSNKTVLKELWDEWPLMNEKDIRTILGQFLFSGEDVKKPVNSLSGGEKARLALAKLMMQKSNLLVLDEPTNHLDLDSKEVLENALIDYPGTLLFVSHDRYFINRIATKVIELSSTGAFEYLGDFDYYLEKKQELEELAQMKATASRSTETNTTKSTTSLIDKETKKRERQIRRSIEQIEKDMADLEVKIKIFEEDLCNPDIYPDHEKVAQIQASLEDLKSNYEELELQWIELNEELEKINS
- the tsaD gene encoding tRNA (adenosine(37)-N6)-threonylcarbamoyltransferase complex transferase subunit TsaD; the protein is MENQIILAIETSCDETAAAIIRNGTEIVSNVVSSQIESQKRFGGVVPEIASRHHVEKITLVIEKALKDANIEPRDLDAVAVTEGPGLVGALLIGINAAKAFAFAHGLPIVGVHHIAGHIYANALVQKMEFPLLALVVSGGHTELVLMKEHGHFEVIGETRDDAAGEAYDKVARVLNMPYPGGPHIDRLAHETDKAVEFPRAWLEDTYDFSFSGLKSAVINYKHNMDQRGEEIIPEHVAKGFQDSVVEVLTEKTLRAAREFQVKQVIAAGGVSANKGLRTSLEQVFEKEGIPFSVPPLNLCTDNAAMIGAAGSYMYKSGAFGQLSMNGNPGMELKSWSDR